A single region of the Chitinophaga niabensis genome encodes:
- the paaB gene encoding 1,2-phenylacetyl-CoA epoxidase subunit PaaB, which translates to MDNNQSLDPRVNRLKLNASGEGTIVQEGENWNTFEVFHQEKRGAHHEHVGSVHAPNAQMALIFAKEQFGRRKKCVNLWVVRSADILAFDAEDEDMFANNGEKTYRDASGFKVMEKINKFKKEAK; encoded by the coding sequence ATGGACAACAACCAATCATTAGATCCCAGGGTAAACAGGCTCAAACTCAACGCTTCCGGCGAAGGGACCATCGTACAGGAAGGAGAGAACTGGAATACATTTGAAGTATTTCACCAGGAAAAACGCGGCGCACATCATGAACACGTAGGTTCCGTGCATGCTCCTAATGCACAGATGGCACTGATCTTCGCAAAAGAACAATTTGGCCGCCGTAAGAAATGTGTAAACCTCTGGGTAGTACGCAGTGCAGACATCCTGGCTTTCGATGCGGAAGATGAAGATATGTTTGCCAACAACGGCGAAAAAACCTACCGCGATGCAAGCGGGTTCAAGGTCATGGAAAAGATCAACAAATTTAAAAAAGAGGCGAAATAA
- the paaC gene encoding 1,2-phenylacetyl-CoA epoxidase subunit PaaC translates to MIDTTVISNLLTAMADDALIQGHRNSEWTGLGPIMEEDIAFSSMAQDKIGHAWALYKIMQEELQGSDPDQFAFLRNEKEYKCCHFVEHPNGEYDFSLMRHFLFDHAEAIRYEQLQQSSFQPLQPLAKKLKGEIKYHTLHANAWVSQLCRAGEESHARMQSALTACFPLALGLFEPGGEAEQILIAEKVYPGEKALKEIWMDRIYNILTAAALNLPDENTTEPVYGGRKGYHTIYLQPLLEEMGAVFRTDPAATW, encoded by the coding sequence ATGATCGATACAACGGTAATCAGCAATCTGCTCACCGCCATGGCGGACGATGCACTGATCCAGGGCCACCGGAATTCAGAGTGGACAGGCCTTGGCCCTATTATGGAAGAAGACATTGCTTTTTCATCCATGGCGCAGGACAAGATCGGCCATGCATGGGCTTTGTATAAGATCATGCAGGAAGAACTGCAGGGTAGTGATCCGGACCAGTTCGCTTTCCTTCGTAATGAGAAAGAATATAAATGCTGCCACTTTGTAGAACATCCCAACGGCGAATATGACTTCAGCCTCATGCGGCATTTTTTATTCGACCATGCAGAAGCCATCCGGTATGAACAATTACAGCAAAGCAGTTTCCAACCCTTGCAGCCGCTCGCAAAAAAGCTTAAAGGAGAAATAAAATATCATACCCTGCATGCCAATGCATGGGTATCACAATTATGCCGCGCAGGAGAAGAAAGCCATGCGCGAATGCAATCCGCGCTCACGGCCTGTTTTCCATTGGCACTCGGTCTTTTTGAACCAGGCGGCGAAGCAGAGCAGATACTGATAGCAGAAAAAGTATATCCCGGCGAAAAAGCCCTCAAAGAGATCTGGATGGACAGGATCTATAATATCCTCACAGCAGCGGCATTAAACCTCCCGGATGAAAACACAACAGAACCCGTTTATGGTGGCCGGAAAGGATATCATACCATCTACCTGCAACCTTTACTGGAAGAAATGGGGGCCGTATTCCGTACAGACCCCGCAGCAACCTGGTGA
- the paaD gene encoding 1,2-phenylacetyl-CoA epoxidase subunit PaaD has protein sequence MEVNEQNIYKALELVMDPEIPVLNVLDLGMITSVTFSDIGVHVKMIPTFAACPAVELIRRNIRSVLQDQLHTEVIVEIDKEESWNSNRMTEGAKEKLKNFGIAPPKPYNGEDYTEFFLGTTCPHCNGNDTYLRSPFGSTLCRAIHFCKDCGQVFEHFKPLD, from the coding sequence ATGGAAGTGAATGAACAAAATATCTATAAAGCGCTGGAACTGGTCATGGATCCGGAAATTCCCGTACTCAATGTACTGGACCTGGGCATGATCACTTCTGTTACCTTTTCAGATATAGGGGTACATGTTAAAATGATCCCCACCTTTGCCGCATGCCCTGCCGTAGAACTGATCCGGCGCAATATCCGTTCTGTATTGCAGGACCAGCTGCACACGGAAGTAATCGTGGAAATAGATAAGGAAGAAAGCTGGAACAGTAACCGGATGACGGAAGGCGCGAAGGAAAAACTAAAGAACTTTGGCATCGCACCACCTAAGCCCTATAACGGAGAGGACTACACGGAATTTTTCCTCGGCACCACCTGCCCTCACTGCAACGGCAACGATACTTACCTGCGTTCCCCATTTGGCTCTACCCTTTGCCGCGCCATTCATTTCTGTAAAGATTGCGGCCAGGTGTTTGAGCATTTCAAACCGCTGGATTAA
- the nadD gene encoding nicotinate (nicotinamide) nucleotide adenylyltransferase gives MKIGLYFGSFNPIHTGHMIIANFMAYHTDLDKVWLVVSPHNPLKASSSLLNEHHRFHMAEMAVADEPRLRVSNIEFSLPRPSFTIDTLTYLTEKFPTQEFVVIMGSDSFQNISRWKNYEQLIARYAIYVYNRPGHEIKETYGANVKIMHAPMLDISSSNIRKWIQEGKSVRYMVPDAIWKYMAENNYYKG, from the coding sequence ATGAAAATCGGTCTATACTTTGGTTCTTTCAACCCTATACACACGGGTCATATGATCATCGCCAATTTTATGGCCTATCATACGGACCTCGATAAAGTTTGGTTGGTAGTATCTCCGCACAATCCATTGAAAGCATCTTCCAGCCTGCTGAATGAACATCATCGTTTTCATATGGCAGAAATGGCGGTAGCGGATGAACCCCGCCTGAGAGTAAGCAATATTGAGTTTTCTTTGCCACGCCCATCCTTCACCATAGATACGTTAACTTATCTCACAGAGAAATTCCCCACCCAGGAATTCGTGGTGATCATGGGTAGCGATAGTTTTCAGAACATCTCCCGCTGGAAGAATTATGAGCAGCTCATAGCACGTTATGCTATTTATGTATACAACCGCCCCGGCCATGAAATAAAGGAAACGTACGGAGCAAATGTGAAGATCATGCATGCGCCGATGCTGGACATTTCCTCCAGCAATATCCGCAAATGGATCCAGGAAGGCAAATCCGTGAGATATATGGTACCCGATGCTATCTGGAAATATATGGCCGAGAATAACTATTATAAGGGCTGA
- a CDS encoding AI-2E family transporter: MSYLDNERLKQVVFLLILAFLGIILFKELYAFFPGFLGAVTLYVLSRKWMFRLVEQRKWGRSWAATLIMVLSFLIILLPIGGLVNMLTSKVTYAITHSSELIKGLEKFNQQLQQSLGVNLMTEARLQKIQETITAVLPGFVGATFNTLTAIAIMYFILYFMLVNAREMEEALYEYIPLKDENVELLGKEMKNMVVSNAIGIPLIALIQGIVSLIGYLIFGVPEPVFWFVVTSFTAMLPIIGAAAVYVPMGVFLLSSGQTWQGVAILIYGFGAVGTSDNLFRMMLAKKIGDVHPLITIFGVIIGVSLFGFIGLIFGPLLISLFIVLLKIYSNEYLVKKREVKIVKTAHAKEKQMKKSGD, from the coding sequence ATGAGCTACCTCGACAATGAACGCCTGAAACAGGTTGTATTTTTACTGATCCTTGCATTTCTGGGCATCATCCTTTTTAAAGAGCTATATGCATTTTTCCCTGGTTTCCTCGGTGCGGTTACCCTGTATGTACTTTCCCGGAAATGGATGTTCCGCCTGGTGGAACAACGCAAATGGGGCAGGAGCTGGGCTGCTACGCTGATCATGGTCTTATCTTTCCTGATCATCCTGCTGCCTATCGGTGGGCTGGTGAACATGCTTACTTCCAAAGTAACTTATGCCATCACCCATTCTTCTGAACTGATCAAAGGGTTGGAAAAATTCAACCAGCAATTGCAGCAATCTCTCGGGGTTAACCTGATGACGGAGGCCCGTTTGCAGAAGATACAGGAAACTATCACTGCCGTGCTGCCAGGCTTTGTGGGGGCCACTTTCAATACGCTCACAGCTATTGCTATCATGTATTTTATACTATACTTCATGCTGGTGAATGCGCGGGAAATGGAAGAAGCCCTTTATGAATATATTCCGCTGAAAGATGAGAACGTGGAATTACTGGGTAAAGAAATGAAGAACATGGTGGTGAGCAATGCCATCGGGATCCCGCTGATAGCATTGATACAAGGCATTGTGTCTTTGATCGGGTACCTGATCTTTGGTGTGCCGGAGCCTGTATTCTGGTTTGTGGTAACGAGCTTTACGGCTATGCTGCCTATTATTGGCGCTGCCGCAGTATATGTGCCCATGGGCGTTTTCCTTCTTTCCTCCGGGCAAACATGGCAGGGGGTTGCCATCCTGATCTATGGATTTGGGGCTGTGGGAACCTCTGATAACCTGTTCAGGATGATGCTGGCTAAAAAGATCGGGGATGTGCATCCGTTGATCACCATCTTTGGTGTGATCATAGGTGTGAGCCTCTTTGGATTCATAGGACTGATATTCGGTCCCCTGTTAATTTCCTTGTTCATTGTGCTTTTAAAGATCTATTCCAATGAATATCTCGTTAAAAAACGGGAAGTTAAAATTGTAAAAACGGCGCATGCCAAAGAAAAGCAGATGAAAAAGTCGGGGGATTAA
- a CDS encoding YtxH domain-containing protein: protein MSRSSKAVVSFIVGAAVGVAVGYFLNSDKKDELVEKLRFQADKLKDKFRAKKQQFEDAMENELT from the coding sequence ATGAGCAGAAGTTCAAAAGCGGTGGTGTCTTTTATTGTAGGAGCTGCCGTTGGCGTAGCCGTTGGTTATTTCCTTAATTCAGACAAAAAAGATGAACTGGTAGAAAAATTAAGATTCCAGGCGGATAAGTTGAAAGATAAATTCCGCGCTAAAAAGCAACAGTTTGAAGATGCCATGGAAAATGAATTAACTTAA
- a CDS encoding SPASM domain-containing protein translates to MPKLNLNDSLNFLSKFTFRRGWNAGKVLGSFYWSKWRKKPIQWGFPISISFEPTTSCNLRCPECPSGLRAFTRPTGMLDNKFFRETIDELHKDLLYLIFYFQGEPYLNTAFLDMVKYASGKGIYTATSTNAHYLTDANAKKTVESGLDRLIISIDGTTQDVYTQYRVGGNLDKVIEGAKNIVKWKKELKSKKPFVFFQFLVVKPNEHQIEDIKKLAAEVGVDEVRFKTAQVYDYEEGNRLIPTIDKYSRYRKNEDGTYAIKNTMEDHCWRLWHSPVITWDGLVVPCCFDKDATHKLGDLKSSSFKTLWHNESYVNFRSQIIKGRKHIDICANCSEGTKVWG, encoded by the coding sequence ATGCCGAAACTGAACCTGAATGACTCGTTGAACTTTCTGTCAAAATTTACTTTCCGCCGCGGTTGGAACGCGGGAAAAGTATTGGGCAGTTTCTACTGGAGCAAGTGGAGAAAGAAACCTATCCAATGGGGGTTCCCTATTTCCATCTCCTTTGAACCTACCACTTCCTGCAACCTCCGTTGCCCGGAATGCCCCAGCGGGCTGAGGGCTTTTACCAGGCCTACAGGCATGCTGGATAATAAATTCTTCCGGGAAACCATCGATGAATTGCATAAGGACCTGTTGTACCTGATCTTTTACTTCCAGGGAGAGCCTTACCTGAACACTGCTTTCCTGGATATGGTGAAATATGCTTCCGGTAAGGGGATTTACACGGCTACTTCCACCAATGCGCATTACCTCACAGACGCAAATGCGAAGAAAACGGTGGAAAGCGGGTTGGACAGGCTGATCATTTCCATAGATGGTACCACCCAGGATGTGTATACACAATACCGTGTTGGCGGAAACCTGGATAAAGTGATCGAGGGTGCGAAGAATATTGTGAAATGGAAAAAGGAGCTGAAATCTAAAAAACCATTTGTGTTCTTCCAGTTCCTGGTGGTAAAACCGAATGAGCACCAGATAGAAGATATCAAGAAATTAGCTGCTGAAGTAGGTGTAGATGAGGTGAGGTTTAAAACCGCGCAGGTATATGATTATGAAGAAGGCAACCGCCTGATCCCCACAATAGATAAATATTCCCGCTATCGTAAAAATGAAGATGGAACTTATGCCATTAAAAATACGATGGAAGATCATTGCTGGCGCTTATGGCATTCCCCGGTGATCACCTGGGATGGCCTGGTAGTGCCCTGCTGCTTTGATAAAGACGCCACACATAAACTGGGAGACCTGAAATCATCCAGCTTCAAAACGCTCTGGCATAATGAAAGTTATGTGAACTTCCGCAGCCAGATCATCAAGGGGCGTAAACACATTGATATCTGTGCGAATTGCAGTGAAGGAACGAAAGTCTGGGGTTAA
- a CDS encoding glycoside hydrolase family 25 protein, with product MARRKRVRSRPFIYIFVFISLAGAAAAVWWWLRTKEPMTFVRYEEFGIDMPVNYSVHGIDISKFQGNVNWMAVRQMQVDEIRISFAFIKATEGISRQDGTFQRNWEKAKEAGVIRGAYHFFYSTRDPIKQAINFRNVVQLESGDLPPVLDIEVHNNQPAAVIRSTARIWLEDMEKAYGVKPIIYTNIHFYEKYLGKEFDDYPLWVAHYYQKDKPRSARNWVFWQHSDIGHVNGIRTTVDFNVFRGDSTELLKLCIP from the coding sequence ATGGCAAGAAGAAAACGCGTGCGGAGCCGCCCCTTTATCTACATCTTTGTGTTCATCAGCCTGGCCGGAGCTGCCGCTGCTGTATGGTGGTGGCTGCGTACAAAGGAACCCATGACCTTTGTACGGTATGAGGAATTTGGAATAGACATGCCCGTGAATTATTCCGTGCATGGCATAGATATCTCCAAATTCCAGGGAAATGTGAACTGGATGGCCGTGCGGCAAATGCAGGTAGATGAAATTCGTATATCCTTTGCCTTTATTAAAGCTACAGAAGGGATCAGCCGCCAGGACGGTACTTTTCAGCGGAACTGGGAAAAAGCCAAAGAAGCCGGTGTGATCCGGGGAGCCTATCATTTTTTCTATTCCACCCGAGATCCTATCAAGCAGGCCATCAATTTCAGGAATGTGGTACAGCTGGAATCAGGGGACCTCCCTCCCGTACTGGATATAGAAGTACACAACAATCAGCCCGCTGCCGTGATCCGCAGTACAGCCCGCATCTGGCTGGAAGACATGGAAAAGGCCTACGGCGTAAAACCCATCATCTACACCAATATTCATTTCTACGAAAAATACCTGGGCAAAGAATTTGACGATTACCCGCTTTGGGTGGCGCATTATTATCAGAAGGATAAACCCCGCAGTGCCAGGAACTGGGTCTTCTGGCAGCACAGCGATATCGGGCATGTGAACGGGATCAGAACTACCGTTGATTTTAATGTTTTCAGGGGAGATAGTACTGAGCTCTTAAAGCTCTGTATTCCGTAA
- a CDS encoding CAP domain-containing protein — translation MLPNNNRLVPFVISILLFATACTKEAPLEPQLPEGPATQEPGTVPVFENNVNKEVLLSLINNVRTKGCNCGGEVMPPVDPLKWNIYLELAAANHSKDMQTRKYFAHNSPNGGTPQTRIADAGYKASWSGENIASGPTTEQAVIDGWLKSAGHCKNMMSANYRDVAVARAGNIWTQTFGATSSKQ, via the coding sequence ATGTTACCTAATAATAACCGCTTAGTACCTTTTGTTATTTCCATTCTGCTGTTCGCTACTGCGTGCACTAAAGAAGCGCCGCTGGAGCCACAACTGCCGGAAGGGCCCGCAACGCAGGAACCAGGAACTGTTCCGGTGTTTGAGAACAACGTCAATAAAGAAGTGCTGCTTTCTCTTATAAATAATGTACGTACCAAAGGATGTAATTGTGGGGGTGAAGTAATGCCTCCTGTAGATCCTCTTAAATGGAATATTTACCTGGAACTGGCTGCAGCCAACCACAGTAAGGATATGCAAACACGCAAATACTTTGCACATAACAGTCCTAATGGCGGTACTCCCCAAACCCGCATTGCAGATGCCGGTTACAAAGCGTCCTGGTCTGGTGAAAATATTGCTTCAGGGCCAACTACAGAGCAGGCAGTGATCGATGGCTGGTTAAAAAGTGCAGGGCATTGCAAGAATATGATGAGTGCCAATTACAGAGATGTTGCCGTAGCGCGTGCCGGAAATATCTGGACGCAGACCTTCGGTGCCACTTCTTCCAAACAATAA
- a CDS encoding CAP domain-containing protein: protein MMKGIVRPAMIAGASLWVLLSVACSKTPLTEMTPPPPPPVKDTTFVMNNPVNQQLLITLVNEIRTKGCNCGDTFMAAAAPIIWSKPLERAAYLHSKDMFENNYFSHNDLEGGNGGKRIASMGYIWQAWGENIALGVLNERTVVEGWFKSVTHCKVLMTSSFREMGVAKVGNFWSQEMAVPKAF, encoded by the coding sequence ATGATGAAGGGAATCGTACGCCCTGCAATGATCGCAGGTGCATCGCTATGGGTATTACTTTCTGTTGCATGCAGCAAAACACCATTAACAGAAATGACACCACCACCGCCGCCGCCTGTTAAGGACACGACGTTTGTGATGAATAACCCGGTTAACCAGCAGTTATTAATAACATTAGTGAATGAGATCCGCACGAAAGGATGTAATTGTGGCGATACATTTATGGCAGCCGCCGCTCCTATTATATGGAGCAAACCATTAGAAAGGGCAGCCTACTTACATAGCAAGGATATGTTCGAGAATAATTATTTCAGTCATAATGACCTGGAGGGTGGAAACGGTGGGAAACGGATTGCCAGCATGGGGTATATCTGGCAGGCCTGGGGAGAAAATATTGCCCTTGGAGTGCTCAATGAGCGTACCGTTGTGGAGGGTTGGTTTAAGAGCGTAACGCACTGTAAAGTGCTGATGACCAGTAGTTTTCGTGAAATGGGCGTTGCTAAGGTAGGCAACTTCTGGAGCCAGGAAATGGCCGTCCCTAAAGCGTTCTAG
- a CDS encoding DUF4241 domain-containing protein translates to MEQQIVNGIPLEHRYLGKLTLSSGFVVACDPLLGLHDALPFTRKVPTGEYPVYMVLSGSGNHRKNTLIKLELSDKRAVRWELAMVPGQSSGHSYIADVYYGFTVDAGIGCICDAHTQKHYNSYLERFFKDNPNGNIYDSLFASAFARNGIEENHSFNFYLPARPQQNVIMFHTGYGDGIYPAYWGLSEEGDVCSFVIDFMVL, encoded by the coding sequence TTGGAGCAGCAGATCGTCAATGGTATTCCTTTGGAACACCGTTATCTTGGAAAGCTTACACTTTCAAGCGGTTTTGTTGTGGCATGTGATCCCCTGTTAGGCCTGCACGATGCATTACCTTTTACACGTAAAGTCCCTACCGGCGAATATCCCGTTTACATGGTACTGTCCGGCAGTGGCAACCATCGCAAGAATACCCTGATCAAACTGGAACTCTCAGATAAACGGGCAGTCCGTTGGGAATTGGCCATGGTACCCGGCCAATCTTCCGGCCATTCCTATATTGCAGATGTATATTATGGTTTCACCGTGGATGCCGGCATTGGTTGTATCTGTGATGCCCATACACAGAAACACTATAATAGTTACCTGGAACGTTTCTTTAAGGACAATCCGAACGGTAATATTTATGATTCACTCTTTGCTTCCGCATTTGCACGCAACGGTATAGAAGAAAATCATAGCTTTAATTTCTATCTCCCGGCACGCCCGCAACAAAACGTGATCATGTTCCATACCGGTTATGGTGATGGTATTTATCCCGCTTACTGGGGGCTGTCTGAAGAAGGAGATGTTTGCAGTTTTGTGATCGATTTTATGGTACTATAA
- a CDS encoding YiiX family permuted papain-like enzyme → MLAIRLFLLLCLAQNKELAEGDIIFQSNISPQCKAIELATHSKYSHCGILFKKGQDWYVWEAVQPVMQTRLEEWTLRGNKHFVVKRLIADSLITTAVIKKMQDAGSKYMGKNYDSYFEWSDDRIYCSELVWKIYKETMDIEVGKRNPLRSYDLSHPLVKATLKERYGKNIPLEEMMVSPGDIFESPLLKTVVSQ, encoded by the coding sequence ATGTTAGCCATACGTTTATTCCTGTTGTTATGCCTTGCGCAGAACAAAGAGCTTGCCGAAGGAGACATCATTTTTCAATCCAATATTTCCCCGCAATGCAAAGCCATTGAATTAGCCACGCATTCCAAATACAGCCACTGCGGCATCTTATTTAAGAAAGGACAGGATTGGTATGTATGGGAAGCCGTGCAACCTGTAATGCAAACACGCCTGGAAGAATGGACCCTGCGGGGCAACAAACATTTTGTGGTGAAACGCCTTATCGCAGATTCACTGATCACCACAGCCGTGATCAAAAAAATGCAGGATGCCGGCAGTAAATACATGGGCAAAAATTACGACAGCTACTTCGAATGGTCGGACGACAGGATCTATTGCTCTGAGCTGGTATGGAAGATCTATAAAGAAACGATGGATATTGAAGTGGGGAAACGCAACCCGCTGCGCAGCTACGATCTCAGCCATCCGCTGGTAAAGGCCACACTGAAAGAAAGATATGGGAAGAATATTCCTTTGGAAGAAATGATGGTATCCCCCGGTGATATCTTTGAAAGCCCGTTATTGAAAACCGTCGTTTCTCAATAA